From Enterococcus wangshanyuanii, the proteins below share one genomic window:
- a CDS encoding DNA-binding protein: MTSLPKIGKPATNALQIIGITSLEQVSSLDKKTLSNMHGVGPKAIAILEKALAEEGLAFKQLTIENHSATDFAVLCSLDCDNAPKKRLIRDFLIAAVAGNQTTLTDLLTHHFRFILPGDRMVDSLGTFIDLTHREKIAVSVLEIHSIITHGKEGAAHGTITTKKGRKLYFSVIVLFSGNQKEALITQVTAFAIKDK; this comes from the coding sequence TTGACCAGTCTGCCCAAAATTGGAAAGCCTGCAACTAACGCATTGCAAATAATAGGTATCACCAGCCTCGAACAGGTTAGCTCATTGGATAAAAAGACGCTTTCAAACATGCATGGTGTAGGTCCTAAAGCTATTGCGATTTTGGAGAAAGCTTTAGCAGAAGAGGGCTTAGCATTCAAGCAACTAACCATCGAAAATCATTCTGCTACAGACTTTGCAGTTCTTTGTTCGTTAGATTGTGATAATGCACCCAAAAAACGATTGATTCGTGACTTTCTGATTGCTGCTGTTGCCGGAAATCAAACTACCTTGACTGATCTTTTGACACACCATTTTCGTTTCATTTTACCAGGTGATCGAATGGTAGATAGTCTTGGCACATTTATTGATCTTACCCACAGAGAGAAAATAGCCGTCAGCGTACTTGAGATCCATTCCATTATCACCCACGGAAAAGAAGGGGCCGCTCATGGTACAATCACGACAAAAAAAGGAAGAAAACTATATTTTTCAGTAATCGTCCTTTTTTCCGGCAATCAAAAAGAAGCCTTGATCACCCAAGTAACGGCCTTTGCTATCAAAGATAAGTAA
- a CDS encoding ABC-F family ATP-binding cassette domain-containing protein yields MEILQVTDLTYAVPDKQLYEKSSFTLQSGEHMGIVGKNGAGKSTLLKILLGSVLPDEGTILWNPNATLGYLDQYANMDESLTIHEFLSSAYQELYETEKEMLKLYETYGETGDDQLLDRAATYQERLEINGFYEVENEINKAITGLGISNGEATRQLASLNRGDKIKVILAKLLLEKPSVLILDEPTNYLDQEHIDWLTDYMKAFENAFIIVSHDTEFLSKIATCICDIDFGEIKKYHSNHADFLKQKAHFIEAYQSQFDAQQRKIKETEAFIQKNIAGIKTKMAQGRRKHLERMDRLKEPEKTVPANFSFKSAPQSSPNALTIEGLAIGYEKPLLADFELQIKKGEKIAITGADGLGKTTLIKTLLEQVPALAGESHFSPQVKVGYHSQEIEWENTEWTPIETLANKYTRLTYEDVRRELAKCGIKRELADKNLYMLSGGEQSKVKLCDLTMQPSNFLILDEPTNHLDVDSRKALQTALKAYKGCVLLVSNDEQFYTGVVDKVFTLENQQLLQQ; encoded by the coding sequence ATGGAAATATTACAAGTAACAGATTTAACTTATGCTGTACCAGATAAACAATTATACGAAAAGAGTTCATTCACCCTGCAGAGTGGCGAACATATGGGGATCGTTGGAAAAAATGGTGCTGGGAAAAGTACGCTATTAAAAATTCTTTTAGGAAGTGTTTTACCTGATGAAGGAACGATTCTATGGAATCCTAATGCGACTTTAGGCTATCTGGATCAATACGCGAATATGGACGAAAGCTTAACGATTCATGAATTTTTAAGCTCGGCTTATCAGGAGCTCTATGAAACGGAAAAAGAAATGCTTAAATTATATGAAACTTATGGAGAAACTGGGGACGATCAATTACTGGACCGCGCAGCAACCTATCAGGAAAGATTGGAAATCAATGGTTTTTATGAAGTTGAAAATGAAATCAATAAAGCAATCACAGGGCTTGGGATCAGCAATGGAGAAGCGACAAGACAGTTGGCTTCATTGAATCGCGGGGATAAAATCAAAGTAATACTCGCTAAGCTTTTATTAGAAAAGCCGTCTGTTTTGATTCTAGATGAACCGACTAACTATTTGGATCAGGAACACATCGATTGGCTCACAGATTATATGAAAGCCTTCGAAAATGCGTTTATTATCGTTTCTCATGATACAGAATTTCTTAGCAAAATAGCTACATGTATTTGTGATATCGACTTCGGTGAAATCAAAAAATACCACAGCAACCACGCGGATTTCCTAAAACAAAAAGCCCATTTCATCGAAGCGTATCAAAGTCAATTTGATGCCCAGCAAAGAAAAATCAAAGAAACCGAAGCTTTTATCCAAAAAAATATTGCAGGGATCAAAACGAAAATGGCACAAGGAAGAAGAAAGCATCTAGAGCGGATGGATCGACTGAAAGAACCGGAAAAAACAGTTCCCGCTAATTTTTCCTTCAAAAGTGCCCCTCAAAGCTCTCCGAATGCGTTAACAATTGAAGGATTAGCGATTGGGTATGAAAAACCCTTGCTAGCAGATTTTGAGCTACAAATAAAAAAAGGAGAAAAAATCGCAATTACAGGTGCCGATGGCTTAGGCAAAACCACATTGATCAAAACGTTGTTAGAGCAAGTTCCAGCACTAGCCGGTGAAAGTCATTTCTCTCCTCAAGTGAAGGTAGGCTATCACTCACAGGAAATCGAATGGGAAAACACAGAATGGACACCGATCGAAACATTAGCTAATAAATATACTAGATTGACGTATGAAGATGTCCGTAGAGAGCTTGCAAAATGTGGAATCAAGCGCGAACTTGCAGATAAAAATTTGTATATGTTAAGCGGAGGTGAGCAGTCTAAAGTAAAACTATGTGATTTAACGATGCAGCCAAGCAATTTTCTGATACTTGATGAACCGACCAACCATTTAGACGTCGATTCAAGAAAAGCGCTCCAAACAGCATTAAAGGCCTATAAAGGCTGCGTGCTCTTAGTGTCAAATGATGAACAATTTTATACAGGTGTCGTGGATAAAGTCTTTACATTGGAGAATCAGCAATTACTGCAGCAATAA
- a CDS encoding GNAT family N-acetyltransferase gives MKQNTPIIQTTRLILRKFVEADVADLFAIYSDKAVNT, from the coding sequence ATGAAACAAAACACACCCATTATTCAAACCACACGCTTGATTTTAAGAAAATTTGTTGAGGCGGATGTAGCTGATTTATTTGCGATCTATAGTGATAAAGCAGTGAATACATAG
- a CDS encoding acyltransferase family protein, giving the protein MKKIEQTIKKTQEMTAGIDVIKYAAAILVICFHCERVFQEPELNFLFKNVLCRIAVPFFLISTSYFVRRGQTRSEGYTKRYLRSLLKSYLFWSLIYLPVGFMWIQQSYSLSPALYPVALVVGLFYTGTYYHLWYIPATIFAIVVVQWLLKKIGYPFLLGLAVVLYSFGSLETYYGYIGNGQVKAFFDQYLQVFITTRNGLFFALIFVAAGFFIWDYKAKLEKYQTYSNYLFLGAALLLIVEGAVVYNNLGIDKNFLFSLIPFTALLFWKSLTIAVSRELNVRRLRELGKYYFFIHPLCILWAGSLVKSYELFNNNWVQLITVLVMTHIVSSLIISLIEYPPMEYIELWRRIKLTHRSLVT; this is encoded by the coding sequence GTGAAAAAGATCGAACAGACAATCAAAAAAACGCAGGAAATGACTGCTGGGATCGATGTGATCAAATATGCTGCAGCGATCTTAGTGATTTGTTTTCATTGTGAACGTGTCTTTCAAGAACCAGAATTGAATTTTTTATTTAAAAATGTTTTATGCCGAATTGCTGTTCCGTTCTTTTTGATCTCCACAAGTTATTTTGTGCGCAGAGGACAAACACGTTCCGAAGGATATACAAAACGTTACCTAAGGTCATTATTGAAATCTTACTTGTTTTGGAGCTTGATTTATTTGCCTGTCGGTTTTATGTGGATTCAGCAAAGCTATTCTCTTAGTCCAGCACTGTATCCAGTAGCTCTAGTTGTTGGTCTATTTTATACAGGAACGTATTATCATCTTTGGTATATTCCAGCGACTATCTTTGCAATCGTTGTGGTTCAATGGTTGTTGAAAAAAATCGGCTATCCGTTTTTACTTGGCCTAGCTGTCGTATTGTATAGTTTTGGTTCATTGGAAACCTATTATGGTTATATTGGAAATGGGCAGGTGAAAGCGTTTTTTGATCAGTATTTACAAGTGTTTATCACGACAAGAAATGGCTTATTTTTTGCGTTGATCTTTGTTGCAGCGGGCTTTTTTATCTGGGATTATAAAGCGAAGCTTGAGAAGTATCAAACATACAGCAATTATTTGTTTTTGGGAGCTGCGCTTCTTTTAATAGTAGAAGGTGCAGTCGTTTATAATAATCTGGGGATCGATAAGAATTTTTTATTTAGTTTGATTCCATTTACTGCTCTGCTTTTTTGGAAGAGCTTAACGATTGCTGTGAGTAGGGAGCTTAATGTTAGACGATTGCGGGAGTTAGGGAAATATTATTTCTTTATCCATCCTTTATGTATTTTATGGGCAGGCAGTCTGGTAAAAAGTTATGAGCTATTTAACAATAATTGGGTACAGTTGATCACTGTACTTGTGATGACACATATTGTAAGCTCTTTGATCATTTCGTTGATCGAATATCCACCGATGGAATATATCGAGTTATGGCGTAGAATAAAATTGACTCATCGCTCTTTAGTGACATAA
- the fabI gene encoding enoyl-ACP reductase FabI codes for MFLKNKKVVVMGVANKRSIAWGCAKALKEQGADIIYTYQNERMKKQLLKLAEPTDLLVECDVASDESIAQAFQTIQDKYEKIDGLVHAIAFANKEELDGNVSDISRSGYLLAQDISSYSLLAVAHYAKPMLNPGSGIVTMTYLGSERAIPNYNMMGIAKASLETAVKYLAYEFAADKIRVNGISAGAIKTLAVTGVKDYDQLIKISEDRTPDKAGVTIEEVGNTCAFLVSELAAGIVGDIIYVDKGVHLT; via the coding sequence ATGTTTCTAAAAAATAAAAAAGTCGTCGTGATGGGCGTCGCTAACAAAAGAAGTATCGCTTGGGGTTGTGCCAAAGCATTGAAAGAACAAGGCGCTGATATTATTTATACTTATCAAAACGAGCGTATGAAAAAACAGCTATTAAAATTAGCTGAACCAACAGATTTGCTTGTTGAATGTGATGTTGCTTCTGATGAGTCGATCGCTCAGGCCTTCCAAACAATCCAAGACAAATACGAAAAAATCGACGGTTTAGTCCACGCTATCGCGTTTGCCAATAAAGAAGAGTTGGATGGAAATGTTAGTGATATCAGCCGTTCAGGCTATTTACTAGCACAAGATATCAGCAGTTATTCATTGCTAGCTGTGGCTCACTATGCTAAACCGATGCTAAACCCAGGTTCTGGTATCGTAACAATGACTTATTTAGGCTCTGAAAGAGCCATTCCAAACTACAATATGATGGGGATCGCTAAAGCTTCTTTAGAGACTGCAGTAAAATATTTAGCTTATGAATTTGCGGCAGATAAAATTCGTGTCAACGGAATTTCTGCTGGTGCAATTAAAACATTAGCGGTAACAGGCGTCAAAGATTACGATCAATTGATCAAGATTTCAGAAGATCGTACCCCAGATAAAGCTGGCGTAACGATCGAAGAAGTCGGTAATACTTGTGCTTTCTTAGTGAGTGAGCTTGCTGCTGGTATTGTAGGAGATATTATCTACGTGGATAAAGGGGTTCATTTGACTTAA
- the fabF gene encoding beta-ketoacyl-ACP synthase II, which translates to MKRVVITGMGAVTPLGNTVKEYWQNLVNGKLGIGKITKFDSEDTGVALAGEVKEFDPSGVLDRKEQKRMDLFSQYGLVAALEAWEMSGLTYDSIDPKRFGVIVGSGIGGMTTLQDQVRVMDKKGAKRVTPFFVPMVIANMASGNISIKLGAKGPSQTIVTACASATNAIGEAFRTIKYGLADVMITGGTEATICEIGIAGFAALSALNTTDDPARASIPFDKERHGFVMGEGAGMLMLEELEHAKKRGAVILGEVVGYGSNCDANHMTAPLKDGSGAADAIELALAEAQIDAEAVGYINAHGTSTPANDAAETAAIKRIFGERAYDIPISSTKSMTGHLLGAAGGIEAIACVKTLQEGIAHPTTGYQTADPECDLDYLTDGSRTVQAEYAISNSFGFGGHNGVICMKKWEENEQ; encoded by the coding sequence ATGAAGCGCGTAGTTATCACAGGAATGGGAGCAGTGACTCCTTTAGGGAATACAGTCAAAGAATACTGGCAGAATCTGGTCAACGGAAAATTAGGGATCGGAAAGATCACTAAGTTTGATTCAGAGGATACAGGTGTTGCATTGGCAGGGGAAGTAAAAGAGTTTGATCCAAGCGGAGTGCTCGACCGTAAAGAACAAAAACGGATGGATTTATTTTCTCAATATGGATTAGTTGCGGCGCTAGAGGCGTGGGAAATGAGCGGCTTGACTTATGATTCGATCGATCCTAAGCGTTTTGGTGTCATCGTCGGCAGTGGAATCGGCGGCATGACGACCTTACAAGATCAGGTTCGGGTAATGGATAAAAAAGGAGCCAAACGTGTGACACCATTTTTTGTTCCGATGGTCATCGCAAATATGGCTTCAGGAAATATCTCAATCAAGTTAGGGGCAAAAGGCCCATCACAAACGATCGTAACCGCTTGTGCATCTGCTACTAATGCAATTGGTGAAGCGTTCCGTACGATCAAATATGGTTTGGCGGATGTCATGATCACTGGCGGAACTGAAGCGACGATTTGTGAAATCGGCATTGCTGGTTTTGCTGCTTTGAGTGCACTGAATACGACAGACGATCCAGCACGGGCATCTATTCCATTTGACAAAGAAAGACATGGTTTTGTCATGGGTGAAGGGGCAGGGATGCTGATGCTTGAAGAGTTGGAACATGCAAAAAAACGTGGAGCCGTGATCTTGGGCGAAGTTGTCGGCTATGGCAGTAATTGTGATGCCAACCATATGACTGCGCCATTAAAAGACGGCAGTGGAGCTGCTGACGCTATTGAATTGGCACTTGCAGAGGCTCAAATCGATGCTGAGGCAGTTGGGTATATCAATGCGCATGGAACATCAACGCCTGCAAATGATGCCGCTGAAACAGCAGCGATCAAGCGCATTTTTGGTGAAAGAGCCTATGATATTCCGATTTCCAGCACGAAAAGTATGACAGGCCATCTTTTAGGTGCGGCAGGCGGAATCGAAGCAATTGCTTGTGTGAAAACCTTGCAAGAAGGAATCGCTCACCCGACAACTGGCTATCAAACAGCAGATCCGGAGTGTGATTTAGATTATCTAACAGATGGTTCACGTACGGTTCAGGCGGAATATGCAATCAGCAATTCGTTTGGCTTTGGTGGACACAATGGCGTTATTTGTATGAAGAAATGGGAGGAAAACGAACAATGA
- the fabZ gene encoding 3-hydroxyacyl-ACP dehydratase FabZ, producing the protein MTRLMNATEIMEMIPNRYPICFIDYVDEIIPEKKIIATKNVTINEEFFQGHFPGNPTMPGVLIIEALAQVGSILILKMEQFQGETAYIGGINKAKFRQKVVPGDVLKLHFEIVKIRDYVGIGKATAFVEDKKVCECELTFIVGR; encoded by the coding sequence ATGACAAGATTAATGAATGCAACTGAAATTATGGAAATGATTCCAAATCGCTACCCGATTTGCTTTATCGATTACGTGGATGAAATCATCCCGGAGAAAAAAATCATTGCAACAAAAAATGTGACGATCAACGAAGAATTCTTCCAAGGACACTTCCCTGGAAACCCAACAATGCCAGGTGTTTTGATCATTGAAGCATTAGCGCAAGTGGGATCGATCCTGATCTTAAAAATGGAGCAGTTCCAAGGAGAAACGGCTTATATTGGCGGCATCAATAAAGCGAAATTCCGTCAAAAGGTTGTACCGGGCGATGTACTGAAATTACATTTTGAAATCGTAAAAATCAGAGACTATGTTGGAATCGGAAAAGCGACTGCCTTCGTCGAAGATAAAAAAGTTTGTGAATGTGAATTGACGTTTATCGTAGGTAGATAA
- a CDS encoding PucR family transcriptional regulator, whose amino-acid sequence MLTVKNFLALPQFKAFKLVAGEKGLNNKITGVNILDNPDASDWLSAGELLITSGYFFSENTDIQQRFIQRFKEINCSAICIKPHIYLKGIPESMRQLADELSLPLIEIPYGIAFSKIMNIVMAEISGHVNELNQASLDIHSQFFEISLHGGGMKKIAAGLAQMVHNPIVLVDTDWNVITVSDQNVPIIEKTLRKTGERFSFPLTVFSDLPTNFERIQKPFTRSTLFDDTEYPWVIMPVYFDTIHYGFILVCQIEDALTDLDYVALENGSMAFALEQMRLFEIERTENRIRRDFFDQLLSGQIKDLNTLAAYDTTLDPSLNYTVLIFSIQTLERETMSLIQKKQTEDRLMKSMLASLTTYIATRFPQLHVFSRKNQLVMLLGTEATLSTVKTYNEVSDTAERIRIYLEQLGKTEQEIFCTIGSTLPILELSQSFEEAKKVIHLLEDDDKEEKIYFFNDFYFDSFLVDSISKEQGRKFYTHYLHPLLAYDQKNNTSFTPTLKAYLAHHLNIATTSRALFIHRNTLLYRIDKIKSLLPVDLEQEKNTFALQLALKLYELHR is encoded by the coding sequence GTGTTAACCGTCAAAAATTTCTTAGCATTACCCCAGTTTAAAGCATTCAAGCTAGTTGCCGGGGAAAAAGGTCTTAACAATAAAATTACTGGTGTCAATATTTTAGATAATCCAGACGCCTCCGACTGGTTATCCGCTGGGGAATTGTTGATTACTTCTGGGTACTTTTTTAGTGAAAATACAGATATCCAGCAACGATTTATTCAACGTTTCAAAGAAATCAACTGCTCCGCGATTTGCATCAAACCCCATATTTACTTAAAAGGAATTCCAGAATCAATGCGTCAATTAGCTGATGAATTATCGCTTCCACTAATTGAAATTCCATATGGGATCGCTTTTTCAAAAATCATGAACATCGTCATGGCGGAAATTTCAGGACATGTGAATGAATTAAATCAGGCTTCTCTGGACATTCATTCACAATTTTTTGAAATCTCTTTACATGGTGGAGGAATGAAAAAAATTGCTGCTGGACTAGCTCAAATGGTCCATAATCCAATCGTGTTGGTCGATACGGATTGGAACGTAATAACTGTCAGCGATCAAAATGTACCTATTATCGAAAAGACTCTTAGAAAAACAGGAGAGCGCTTCAGCTTTCCTCTCACTGTCTTCTCTGATTTGCCAACAAATTTTGAACGTATCCAAAAACCATTTACACGATCAACCTTGTTTGATGATACAGAATATCCTTGGGTGATCATGCCGGTCTATTTTGATACGATCCATTATGGTTTTATTCTCGTATGTCAGATAGAAGACGCCTTGACGGATCTTGATTACGTTGCTTTAGAAAACGGCTCCATGGCTTTTGCATTAGAACAAATGCGGTTATTTGAAATCGAACGTACAGAAAATAGAATCAGACGCGACTTTTTTGATCAGCTATTATCTGGACAAATCAAAGACTTAAATACTTTAGCAGCTTATGATACAACACTTGATCCATCACTGAACTATACTGTTTTAATTTTTTCTATCCAGACACTAGAGCGCGAGACGATGTCACTGATCCAAAAAAAACAAACAGAAGATCGCTTGATGAAAAGTATGCTGGCATCCTTAACGACCTATATCGCTACTCGGTTTCCGCAGTTGCATGTCTTTAGCCGCAAGAATCAGCTCGTTATGCTTTTAGGAACTGAAGCGACACTCAGCACGGTTAAAACCTATAACGAAGTCTCCGATACAGCGGAACGAATTCGAATATATTTGGAACAGCTGGGAAAAACAGAGCAGGAAATTTTTTGTACTATCGGCTCAACCTTGCCGATCTTAGAACTTTCACAAAGTTTTGAAGAAGCAAAAAAAGTCATCCATTTGCTTGAGGATGACGACAAAGAAGAGAAAATCTATTTTTTCAATGATTTTTATTTTGATTCTTTTTTGGTAGATTCTATTTCAAAGGAGCAGGGAAGGAAATTCTATACGCATTATCTGCACCCTTTGTTGGCGTATGATCAAAAAAATAATACGAGCTTCACTCCAACATTAAAAGCGTATTTGGCACATCATTTAAATATCGCTACAACTTCTAGGGCGTTGTTCATCCATCGAAATACGCTCCTGTACCGGATCGATAAAATCAAAAGTCTTTTGCCAGTAGATTTAGAACAAGAAAAAAATACCTTCGCTTTACAGTTAGCCTTAAAATTGTATGAGCTTCACCGATAA
- a CDS encoding DUF2877 domain-containing protein has translation MRTYKTLSGSQNFLLELQENRWAGEVHSTFDRTINIIDDSGTLYTIATAELDDAPNTIRVANFFKDRLQVPLNTRVFVQQGQLVIEGVAAIALDDAKKWQYPEIIFPSQETYQQITSRIRIVNRWLEQIESKGGYILNSAQATAYEKMMHTMLWKETGHLLNYLKEKQLFQAMKQVNRVVGLGPGLTPSGDDFLVGLALIFTTTDYPYHSLKQWLFNCRQELKKRTNEISFSTLDWAIKGAARERLGAFLNELFYGDDEGELKEKMFAVLAIGSTSGGDILSGMLAGIEFTLAEGREC, from the coding sequence ATGCGGACGTATAAAACTCTTTCTGGTTCTCAAAATTTTCTACTAGAGCTTCAAGAAAATCGTTGGGCAGGAGAGGTTCATAGTACATTTGATCGGACAATAAATATCATTGATGATTCTGGTACATTATATACGATTGCTACAGCAGAATTAGACGACGCACCAAATACGATACGAGTGGCCAATTTTTTTAAAGATCGATTACAGGTGCCATTGAATACGCGTGTTTTTGTTCAACAGGGTCAGCTAGTAATTGAGGGGGTTGCTGCGATAGCGCTTGACGATGCGAAGAAGTGGCAATATCCGGAAATCATTTTTCCATCTCAAGAGACTTACCAACAAATAACGTCCCGCATCCGAATAGTTAATCGGTGGTTGGAGCAAATAGAAAGCAAAGGGGGCTATATACTAAATAGTGCTCAAGCAACTGCTTATGAAAAAATGATGCATACGATGCTTTGGAAAGAAACGGGTCACTTACTTAATTATTTGAAAGAAAAGCAGCTGTTTCAAGCAATGAAGCAAGTGAATCGAGTTGTCGGATTGGGACCGGGGCTGACACCTTCAGGAGATGATTTTTTAGTTGGTTTAGCACTTATTTTTACAACAACAGATTATCCGTATCATTCATTGAAACAATGGCTGTTCAATTGTCGGCAAGAGTTAAAAAAGCGAACGAATGAGATTAGTTTTTCTACGCTGGATTGGGCAATCAAAGGAGCAGCACGTGAACGCTTAGGTGCCTTTTTAAATGAACTTTTTTATGGTGACGATGAAGGAGAGCTTAAAGAGAAGATGTTTGCAGTTTTAGCGATCGGCTCGACGTCAGGAGGAGATATTCTTTCTGGCATGTTGGCTGGAATAGAGTTTACGCTGGCAGAGGGAAGAGAATGTTGA
- the fdrA gene encoding acyl-CoA synthetase FdrA, giving the protein MSISIKIQPNTYIDSVSLMALSTRANQLAGVDQAIIAMATEMNKEVMKNVGLFTDEVEQAQTSDLVIAVEADASTDSADLFKEIEHLMTEKKTKSSGQSTEQYTTIETAKKAIPEANLAVISVNGQYAAREARKALTNDLHVMMFSDNVSVQEEIQLKDLAHEKGLLMMGPDCGTAIINNIGLCFANKVRKGSIGIVGASGTGSQEISVRIHEFGEGVSQLIGTGGRDLSEAVGGRMMMDAIDALEADPDTKVIVLISKPPAKAVEEKILTRVRQSTKPVVIWFIGSESRQNEEGIYFEKMSKAAALRAVTLAGIDENSLDVHPLNLPLIDEVRTKLNSEQRYIRGLFTGGTLCDEAMFTAKERFSDVYSNIATDDEHLLHFGDPSRAHTFIDFGADEFTNGKPHPMIDPSNRIARFVEEAADPTVGVILMDFVLGYGSHTDPVGVMVPYMKEAKEKAAAEGRHLEIIGYVLGTDLDKQDINEQVEKLTAIGATYASSSQNAGLLAREFVVKGAERS; this is encoded by the coding sequence ATGTCAATCAGTATTAAGATTCAACCGAATACTTACATCGATTCTGTGTCTTTGATGGCTTTGTCTACTCGGGCTAATCAATTGGCTGGTGTAGATCAGGCAATCATTGCAATGGCAACAGAGATGAATAAAGAAGTGATGAAAAATGTTGGTTTGTTTACCGATGAGGTTGAACAGGCGCAGACAAGTGATTTAGTGATTGCCGTTGAGGCAGATGCTTCAACGGATTCTGCAGATCTGTTTAAAGAAATCGAGCACTTGATGACAGAGAAAAAAACTAAAAGTTCAGGGCAATCTACGGAACAGTATACAACGATTGAAACAGCGAAAAAAGCGATACCTGAAGCGAATCTAGCGGTGATCTCAGTTAATGGTCAATATGCTGCTAGAGAAGCGCGGAAAGCATTGACAAATGATCTGCATGTTATGATGTTTAGCGATAACGTAAGTGTGCAGGAAGAAATTCAATTAAAAGATTTAGCGCATGAAAAAGGTTTATTGATGATGGGACCGGATTGTGGGACAGCGATCATCAATAATATCGGCCTTTGTTTTGCGAATAAAGTTCGTAAGGGCAGCATTGGAATCGTTGGAGCGTCTGGCACAGGTAGTCAGGAAATCAGTGTTCGCATCCATGAATTTGGCGAAGGTGTTTCACAATTGATTGGAACGGGGGGACGAGATTTAAGTGAAGCAGTCGGCGGACGCATGATGATGGATGCGATCGATGCTTTAGAGGCAGATCCGGATACGAAAGTCATCGTGTTGATTTCTAAACCACCCGCAAAAGCAGTGGAAGAAAAAATTCTGACACGGGTTAGACAATCAACGAAGCCAGTAGTGATTTGGTTTATCGGCAGTGAGTCACGCCAAAATGAAGAAGGAATTTATTTTGAAAAAATGTCTAAGGCAGCGGCATTAAGAGCAGTCACGCTTGCTGGAATCGATGAAAACAGCTTAGATGTTCATCCATTGAATCTGCCGTTGATCGACGAGGTTCGGACAAAGTTAAATTCAGAACAACGCTATATTCGAGGATTATTTACTGGCGGAACGCTTTGTGATGAAGCGATGTTTACTGCGAAAGAACGTTTCTCCGATGTTTACAGCAATATCGCGACAGATGATGAACACTTGCTTCATTTTGGTGATCCTAGTCGTGCTCATACGTTTATTGATTTTGGTGCAGATGAATTCACGAATGGCAAACCGCATCCAATGATCGATCCGTCAAATCGTATCGCCCGCTTTGTTGAAGAAGCAGCTGATCCAACGGTCGGGGTCATCTTGATGGACTTTGTTTTAGGATATGGCTCACATACTGATCCAGTGGGTGTGATGGTGCCATATATGAAAGAAGCAAAAGAAAAAGCAGCGGCAGAAGGGCGCCATTTAGAAATCATCGGTTATGTGTTAGGAACGGATTTAGATAAACAGGATATCAATGAACAAGTCGAAAAATTAACTGCAATTGGCGCAACATATGCCAGCAGCAGCCAAAATGCCGGATTATTGGCAAGAGAATTTGTTGTGAAAGGGGCAGAACGATCATGA